The Phaseolus vulgaris cultivar G19833 chromosome 5, P. vulgaris v2.0, whole genome shotgun sequence genomic interval CACAGTATTAACACACAAGAGAACCCAACGACAACTATTTTGCTTAATGTCACTGCACTTTTCATATAAGCTAAAATTATgacaaaatgaaataaaaacacaacatcaaatttattgtttactttcatgaagttctttatgcttcgttttttttttcaaacatatTACCAATTGAGGGACGGGGGATAAGCCAACCTGATGGTccaaatttatatttcaatttcCACAGGGTTAATTGTATTTCTTAAGAAAATGGAATTTAAACAttactcaatctcataaaattgGATTGTAAGGTGAGGCTTAAATCCAACTCTTTAAAAGTATTCATGGTATTATAATCCCAGATATTTAGTGTAGAAAGTTCAAGATACTAAAACTATTTCTTGCAACAAGGATATGCAGAACATAAATGTTTACTAACGTTAAGAGCAAAGCAATTTACAGAACCAAAAACCACCTGGGGATTGTTTCTAAGAAAGTCAAGCGACCCAATTCCAGCTCCAACACCAGAAATAGCCTCCTGAAAAAGGTATATCTACTTAAAATAAAGCTCAAAAGCTAACAGCATAAAATGTAAAGACAAGGTTTACCTGTGGAAACATATTCAAGGGAGATGAGTTAGGGACCCCAGGAACAGCTCCGGCAGTGACCCCACCTGTTTCAGTTGTCCGACTATCTGGGTAAGGAGCAGCTGGCACAGCAATTTCTGCGGCTTCAGGAATTCCCtgcaaacaaaaaacaaaataaacaaatgcTAAAACCAAAAGAAGTTACAGCAGAAAATGTATGCAGTAAATTCTACAATGAGCACTTTATGCATACAGAATACAGGTAGTCCACAGCACGCTCTGGGTTATTGTAAGCTGCTCGGAGGGCACGACTAACTGTATCTCTGTCCCAACTGCCACCACCCATGTCCATAATATGCTGAATAGTCTGCTCAAGATTACTACCAGCAACTAAATTTGAAGCAGACAGGCCATAAGTATCCGTAGTGACACTGAAAAAATGATACCAAATGGTTTTTCAGAAGACTTGATTACAGGAAATGGGAAAATGGCAGACAACTCAATTTGTTAATTGAAACAAGAGGGTGATGTTATATTAATTTAGTACATAACTATAATTACGAGCAATATTGTTAAGTGTGCAAGTATAATCATGCAATCGTGTGAGTAAGGGAGACGCAATGTGGTGATCAGCAAGTGGATCAGGAGAAGCGTCAACTAAAGCGGGGTCGCACAGTCAATTGGGAGAAGTGTCGATTAAAACGGGGTCACACGATTGTACGTGAAATCAAAGGATTGTGCACCACATCGATCTATTTGAGCAAGTTAGGGTTTGAGTTACCCAAAGTAATCAGGTCGGCCAAATCAGCAGCATCAGACCAAATTCAGATTACTACACATGCATTTTACCTCTTGAATTTATTACAATAAATGAAAAGGATCCCTCATTATCAACCTACATTAGACGGAAACCTCTTAAAGGAACATCAAGGCATAAAGAGCAGTATATTATTCAGGCAACATTAGAGATAAAAGTCATACTCCGTAGTTGTGACATCTCTTGCAGGTGCATTGTTGTTTGTAGATCTGCATAACCAGTAAgttaggaaaaaaaattcagtTGATACAAAAACAACCACATAAAAAGCTATTTCAGATAAACTCACTGGGTTTGAACTAGAGACGGGGAATTTGGTGTTGATACAGTTGTAGGTGGGTTGCTAGCAAGCTGTCACACATGCCCAATCACCAGCTCAtacaaaggaaaaagaaataaaactcAAATgccaaaaagaagaaataaaatgagCAAGGAGCATGCCTGACTTGATGAAGTACCAGCAGATCCCGAGGTTTTACTCTGCAATTGAAGAAACATGGAAAAAGAATGCTTACAGAAGTAAAAAGGAATCATAAACAAAACATACCGAAGCATAAGAAAAGGTAACTATTGAAAGGACAAAAATGAACATGGAATTAGGTTTATCAAACATAACATGGACAAAAATCAAACATCTAATGCTTTCACATATTGTCAACAAGAATGTCATAACACACATAACTTCCATTACAATCTAGAAAGGTGAAAAATCTAAACTACTTTTGcttaaaatttcattatattaGACTTAAAGGTTTTATTACCAAAATAGTCTATCAAAGTTTAACTTAAATTAAATTGGttctttaaaaacttaaattatcATCATATTCACCATTATGGTGACAAAAgttctgaaaaattaaaataatcattaGATCGTTCAGAAACTgtttaatagtatttttttatagaaaatatcATAGTGCTGCATATTATTTAGAAACatatagtttttaatataataaatattattttaacttttctttCTCAAACAAATGC includes:
- the LOC137836097 gene encoding ubiquitin receptor RAD23b-like isoform X2, whose amino-acid sequence is MAVKKNIEDVQGKDNYPCGQQLLIHNGKVLKDETTLADNKVSEDGFLVVMLSKSKTSGSAGTSSSQLASNPPTTVSTPNSPSLVQTQSTNNNAPARDVTTTDVTTDTYGLSASNLVAGSNLEQTIQHIMDMGGGSWDRDTVSRALRAAYNNPERAVDYLYSGIPEAAEIAVPAAPYPDSRTTETGGVTAGAVPGVPNSSPLNMFPQEAISGVGAGIGSLDFLRNNPQFQVLRSMVQSNPQILQPVLQELGKQNPGLLRVIQEHHAEFLQLINEPIEGSEGDIFDQPEQDMPHAINVTPAEQEAIGRLEAMGFDRASVIEAFLACDRDEQLAANYLLENAGDFED
- the LOC137836097 gene encoding ubiquitin receptor RAD23b-like isoform X3 yields the protein MKLTVKTLKGSHFEIRVQPSDTIMAVKKNIEDVQGKDNYPCGQQLLIHNGKVLKDETTLADNKVSEDGFLVVMLSKSKTSGSAGTSSSQLASNPPTTVSTPNSPSLVQTQSTNNNAPARDVTTTDVTTDTYGLSASNLVAGSNLEQTIQHIMDMGGGSWDRDTVSRALRAAYNNPERAVDYLYSGIPEAAEIAVPAAPYPDSRTTETGGVTAGAVPGVPNSSPLNMFPQEAISGVGAGIGSLDFLRNNPQFQVLRSMVQSNPQILQPVLQELGKQNPGLLRVIQEHHAEFLQLINEPIEGSEGLMPYPGIIFDTRH